A genomic stretch from Falco cherrug isolate bFalChe1 chromosome 1, bFalChe1.pri, whole genome shotgun sequence includes:
- the HMGB2 gene encoding high mobility group protein B2 produces MGKGDPNKPRGKMSSYAYFVQTCREEHKKKHPDSSVNFAEFSRKCSERWKTMSSKEKGKFEEMAKGDKARYDREMKNYVPPKGEKKGKKKDPNAPKRPPSAFFLFCSEHRPKIKNDHPGLSIGDTAKKLGEMWSEQSAKDKQPYEQKAAKLKEKYEKDIAAYRAKSKSDAGKKGPGRPAGSKKKAEPEEEEEEEEEEDEEEEEEEDEE; encoded by the exons ATGGGCAAAGGCGACCCCAACAAGCCGCGGGGCAAGATGTCCTCGTACGCCTACTTCGTGCAGACCTGCCGTGAGGAGCACAAAAAGAAGCACCCGGACTCGTCCGTCAACTTCGCCGAGTTCTCGCGGAAGTGCTCGGAGCGGTGGAAG ACAATGTCTAGCAAGGAAAAAGGGAAGTTTGAAGAAATGGCTAAAGGGGACAAAGCTCGTTATGACAGGGAGATGAAAAACTATGTTCCTCCCAAAGGcgagaagaagggaaagaaaaaggaccCCAATGCTCCTAAAAGACCACC atctgctttcttccttttctgttctgaacACCGTCCAAAAATCAAGAATGATCATCCTGGCTTGTCTATTGGAGATACAGCAAAGAAATTAGGTGAAATGTGGTCTGAACAGTCAGCCAAAGATAAACAGCCATATGAACAGAAGGCTGCAAAACTAAAGGAGAAATATGAAAAG GATATTGCAGCATATCGTGCCAAGAGCAAGAGTGATGCAGGGAAAAAGGGCCCAGGTAGGCCTGCAGGATCTAAGAAGAAAGCAGAaccagaagaggaggaggaggaggaggaggaggaggatgaagaggaggaagaagaggaggatgaagaaTAA